In Lolium rigidum isolate FL_2022 chromosome 7, APGP_CSIRO_Lrig_0.1, whole genome shotgun sequence, the DNA window TCTATTTGATTTGTTAGGAGACGTAAAGGACCAAGACAAACAGGGAAAAGACTTTGTACGTTGTTCCAGATTAACTAGAATGCTACAAGTGAAGTAGAACACTCGCTGCTCATCCCAGCATCACCAAAGCTAACAGCAAACATACTAATATATCTCGATGAAAGTAATCTGAATCCGACAAGCGCGAGCTCAACCAGGAGAGAATTAGGATAAATAGATAGTCATATTTATACCTTCGACGCACGGCTGAGGCGATCTTGACTCCCCGACGGAGATGTCAAGGACGAGCTTCTGCACCTTTATCTCCCGCATGAAGTTGCCAGCTTTTTCTCCGTCAACTGCGAGCACCAAGCATATACAAAACCACATCATTAGAAGAGCAGAATCCTGAGCACACCACGATTCAGGATAACAGAATTGGAGATTATTTATGCACAGCCATGAAAATTATTTGCAAAGCTCTGCATCAGGAGTAGTGTACAAGTAAATGGTTTATGCACTAATACATGTTACTGCATCTATAATAATTATTTTAACATTACATAAGCTACTAATATACTACATGTTGAGTAAGCAAGCAGCATCAAAAATAGGTTGATGTCGACCTGCCCATGATTCTGATGAGTACAACATTATGGTCCAAGACTTCAAGTAAAAGTTGCTCAGAAGATGGTTGCTGCTTAGTATAGCATGTTATGGTCGAAACTTGAAAATAAAAGCTGCAAGTAAGATAACGGAACCAAATCAATATCCCATATGTTAAGACATGCTTATGTCTTAACACATGTTTTCTACTGATGTTTTGCAGAAAGAAAAGATATATCGATGTTTTCTACAGATGTTCATGCTTGTTGGCTACGAACTCTAGAATACGATATTAATCTGCTAAAAAAATGCATTGGTCAATATATAAAAGCTCCCTGTGTAGCTACAGAATACAATTCATCTAGCCAGCTCCCTGTGAAAGCTCCATTCCCTCTCAACAGCGACATCAGAATCCATAAAACACTCATCATACTGGAGTTTGGAAAAACAAATATCAGCTTTCAATTCCATGTCACGGAACTGTGTCATCTTTGCAATTCTGCTGACATTTTTTATACAAAAACAAGGTACACGGAATTAACAATTTCCAAAACATGTTTATCCTTTCTTGAAAACACAAGTTCTAGCTGATATTTAAAATATAACTTTGAGATAAATATGTACTTTGCAACAAAGCAACAAGCAGTTGTCAATGTGAACCAAGAAAGAGACAAGACAATCATCTATGGTATGCAATGAAATGCTGGAAGACAAGAACATATACTTTCATTTGGCCTGAGATTATGGACAGAAGGAATAACTGGGAAAAAAAGATTCACCTGGATAAGGATGAACGGCAAGGACACTTACCAGAAGGAGTATTTACTGAACCATACAGCTCCTCATTCAGAGTATTACGTTTTACATGCCTAGATACTGAATGCAACAAATAACATCCATAAATACATAAATAAAAATTAAGAAGATAAGTAATATTTAAATACTAATGATCGAGTGTCAATTTGAAACAACAATCAACGGGAACATTTTCCATTCCTAACATTAAACCTTACAACCAGATCTTTATACTACTCATATATACTGTGGCAACATGATTTACTACAGAACGTGTGCAAGCTGGGAAGTCATAACTCACCACTTTGTGCCAACTTATGCTCAAAATatccaagagaaagattttagtaGTTTCACCAGTGAGCTACTATCCCTCCAAACCATTTTTTTAGAGGTCGGATACACAAACCAACCAAGTTTCAGTTTATCGAAAACTATTCAGAACTACATGTGTACTCGATCCTTCTTTTTTAATCTCAAGCTGCAAATATCATAACAGAATTAGTTTTTAGTTTTGCATAGCATGGGAGCGTAACAGAAATAGGTAACAACATAACATTCAAAACAGAATTTCCGTAATTTAGATCTTAAAAAACCCAACAAGTACATGGCATCTAGAGACACATACGAGCACTTTAGAATGCTAGAAATCATAGATACTTTAAAGTTTATACATAAAAGAAACAATTTAAATCATCAATGTAACCTTTTTCGGTTTAATCATAATATCTTATGACCCAAGCAAGCAGTATCCTACGAATGAAGCCTTAGAACCAATATTTCTTCTAATAAAAATATCTCTTGAAAATGTATGTCTGCACATATCTAGAATAGATGAACAACTCACATCAGGACACGGTTCATTAGACGAACAGCACGGTGATCTTGATTCGATGGGAACACAAAATGCACAAAGAAAATCCGAATAGCTACTGGCAGTGGCAGCTACCTCATCCACAGCCTGGGCTACATTCTCCAGACCAAAGAAAGCCTGGAAATAGATCTGCACCCAGACTGTGCAAACAGATCTGCACCCAGCCTGCAAAAATCGAGCACAAACCATACCAGATCAATAGATGTCTAATCAAATCCACAACGAATGAAGCAAGGATCGGATGGGAGCGGGCGGAGAACTCACTGAATCCTTGTTGACGAGGTAGTCGAAGATGTGGTCTGGCAGTTGTAGGAGAACTCGTCGTCGGCCGACGCTCTGCATCTTCGAGCCGGGAGCTCAGAAGGCCTCGTCGATGCGGGACACGCGATGGTTGTCGGTGCAGCGTGGAGGCAACTCATCCTCGCTAGCGCCCTACTCCTCGCCGGGTTTGGGGACGGCGGCGACTCGGACGTGGGGGACGGAGCGGGCGGCGTTGGAACAGGGGCGAGGGCGATGCGGTAGTTCGCCTCAATTGGGCATACGGAGTGCGGGTTAATATCTCAGAATCTAAGGGGCAAAAATGAAAACTATACTGCGACGTACTCGTACGACCCAATTGAAGGGCCTAAATGCCAAAAATCGAACCTACCGAActcaactctctctctctcatctcctctctcctccccgGCACGACCgcgcctccctccctccctctctcgcgCCTCCCTCGGTTCCCCGATGCGCCACCGCCGCTCGCCCCCGTGCCGGCCAACGCCGGCCACATCCTCCGCAGCCACGCCCTAAGAAAGCTGCGCCTTGCCCCAACACCCGGATCCCCACCCGCGCCCCGCCGTTCCGCCCCTGGGCACGACGCTGCGGCTAACCCTAGCTGTGGGCTCggtcgccgccgcgcctcctggtGGTCCCCTTTGTCGCCCCGAAGCCACGCCGCCCCGGCGGACCGGGCGGAAGCCTCTCCCAAAGGTATGAATCATCGTTCTCATCCTATTTCGTGGTTGAATTAGAGTAGGCCCTCTATGGTGGTTGCTCGATTGGAGCGGGCGATCGATTTTTGGGGACTGCTTGAGGGGAATTTGGGGGTCTCATTGTGGTGGTAATTTATTCATCCAGTAATCGAAGCTAGGAGCGTAGCAGTAGGTGTATACAGTATTGATTACAGTAAGTAGAGTAgcattttcaaacaaaaaaaatgcaTCGATTATTACTTCTTCCATGTATTGCATTTTCTTTTCTTAACCACATATGATTTTCAATATCTGACTCTTACAATATGTCAATACCAGCCTTATAGGTTAAAGAACCTAAGCGCACTGTGGTACTGTGTGTTCAAACTGATTTCAGGGTATGTTTCTTCACTGTAATGTTTCTATTTTACATGTACATCAGTACTATGTCTTACTAATCTAGCAAATGTAATTCACACGATGTATATAGTGCACACTATACTTTTGCTTCACAATATATTTTGTCATAAATTTCCCCTATGCTTGCTGCAAGATTCAGTATGCATGTACAATCATCTGGAAGCTTAAAACTGATACTTAAAGGTCACTTTGTCTAAGATGCAGAGAGGGCTAAGGAGTTGGATAAGATGGGCCGGTCTATTTGTATTCCAGTAAAGGCTGAACCAACATGAACACATTCAGAGTTTGCTCCCCAGGTAAATTTCTCCTTTGGAAATGATGTGATTATATCTTGTTGACTATCTTCATCAGCAACCAGTAATATCTCTGAGGTATCATCTAGGAAAAAAGGACATCAAGGACCTGGGTCTGTTTTCACGATGGAGCAGATCTCGAGTATCCCAGCAGTCTGTCTCCTTCGTCGAGACAATGAATTTAAAGTTCTTAAGATTTGGCTAAAAGGTTTTTAGACGGTAAACTGTAGTGTTTTATACCTtcatcatcattttcaccctCTCGTGATTAGTTATGCAAAACCCGACAGTCTCTGGTTGTTATGTTGATAGTGTGCTTTTCGGCTCGCAGTTGCATAGTAAAAAGGAATGTCTGTGTACCATTCTCTATTAGTGCTTACTTCCTTAGCTTAGATAGTGGTGAACAAGTAAAAGGGCTCAAGCAATATTTTTTCCTATGTATTTTCATTCACGCAACAAACATGTACCATGCACTCGACAAAATGACTCAAGTATAATTCGAATTTTGTAAACTAGAATGTATAGATAAATACTTAATTTATTTAGGAGGTC includes these proteins:
- the LOC124679228 gene encoding uncharacterized protein LOC124679228, which codes for MQSVGRRRVLLQLPDHIFDYLVNKDSAGCRSVCTVWVQIYFQAFFGLENVAQAVDEVAATASSYSDFLCAFCVPIESRSPCCSSNEPCPDLEIKKEGSSTHVVLNSFR